From a single Ascaphus truei isolate aAscTru1 chromosome 2, aAscTru1.hap1, whole genome shotgun sequence genomic region:
- the LOC142488305 gene encoding uncharacterized protein LOC142488305, with product MIQTAVTPFTCTVCGKQLSTKQTLLNHQRVHTGEKAFPCTECGQQFGIESNLLRHQMIHTGEKPFTYSECSKSFSRMEGLFQHEQIHTGEKRFTYTVCGKWLSSKRNLLNHQRIHSGEKPFTCTECGKPFIFKNNLLTHQMIHTRATPFTCTECGKQFSTKSSLLMHQMIHKGKKPFTCKECSKSFSQKNGLLQHERIHTGEKPFTCTECSKSFSRKEGLLQHEWIHTGENPFTCTECGKQFTAKSSLVMHQRIHTGETKFTCTECGKQFHTKSSLLVHQKIHTGEKPFTCTECGKQFCIKSRLLQHHRIHTGVKPFTCTECSKSFSQKEGLLQHERIHTGEKPFTCTECSKSFSRKEGLLQHEWIHTGENPFTCTECGKQFTAKSSLVMHQRIHTGETKFTCTECGKQFRTKSSLLVHQKIHTGEKPFTCTECGKQFCIKSRLLQHHRIHTGVKPFTCTECSKSFSRKEGLLQHEWIHTGENPFTCTECGKQFTAKSSLVMHQRIHTGEKPFTCTECSKSFSRKEGLLKHECIHTGEKAFPCTECGKQFSRKSNLLMHHMIHTGEKTFTCT from the coding sequence ATGATTCAGACAGCAGTGACTCCTTTtacttgtacagtgtgtgggaaacagttaAGTACTAAGCAGACCCTCCTCAATCATCAGAgagttcatacaggggagaaagcattcccatgtacagagtgtgggcaaCAATTCGGTATTGAGAgtaacctcctcagacaccagatgattcatacaggggagaaaccattcacatattcagagtgtagtaaaagcttttctcggatGGAGGGCCTTTTCCAACATGAgcagattcatacaggggagaaacgaTTCACatatacagtgtgtgggaaatgGTTAAGTTCTAAAAGGaacctcctcaatcaccagaggattcattcaggagagaaaccattcacatgcaCAGAATGTGGCAAACCATTCATTTTTAAGAACAACCTCCTcacacaccagatgattcatacaagGGCgacaccattcacatgtacagagtgcgggaaacaattcagtactaagagcAGCCTCCTCATGCACCAGATGATTCATAAAGggaagaaaccattcacatgtaaaGAGTGTAGTAAAAGTTTTTCTCAGAAGAATGGCCTCCTCcaacatgagcggattcatacaggggagaaaccattcacatgtacagagtgtagtaaaagcttttctcggaaggAGGGCCTCCTCCAACATGagtggattcatacaggggagaacccattcacatgtacagagtgcggGAAACAATTCACTGCTAAGAGCAGCCTCGTCATGCACCaaaggattcatacaggggagacaaaattcacatgtacagagtgcggGAAACAATTCCATACTAAGAGCAGCCTCCTTGTGCACCAgaagattcatacaggggagaaaccattcacatgtacagagtgtgggaaacaattctgtATTAAGAGCCGACTCCTCCAGCACCATAGAATTCATACAGGagtgaaaccattcacatgtacagagtgtagtaaaagcttttctcagaagGAGGGCCTCCTCcaacatgagcggattcatacaggggagaaaccattcacatgtacagagtgtagtaaaagcttttctcggaaggAGGGCCTCCTCCAACATGagtggattcatacaggggagaacccattcacatgtacagagtgcggGAAACAATTCACTGCTAAGAGCAGCCTCGTCATGCACCaaaggattcatacaggggagacaaaattcacatgtacagagtgcggGAAACAATTCCGTACTAAGAGCAGCCTCCTTGTGCACCAgaagattcatacaggggagaaaccattcacatgtacagagtgtgggaaacaattctgtATTAAGAGCCGACTCCTCCAGCACCATAGAATTCATACAGGagtgaaaccattcacatgtacagagtgtagtaaaagcttttctcggaaggAGGGCCTCCTCCAACATGagtggattcatacaggggagaacccattcacatgtacagagtgcggGAAACAATTCACTGCTAAGAGCAGCCTCGTCATGCACCaaaggattcatacaggggagaaaccattcacatgtacagagtgtagtaaaagcttttctcggaaggAAGGCCTCCTCAAACATGAGtgtattcatacaggggagaaagcattcccatgtacagagtgtgggaaacaattcagtaggAAGAGCAACCTCCTCATGCACCACATGATTCATACTGGGGAGAAAACATTCACATGTACCTAG